The genomic DNA CTTATTATTTAATTCATTCGATGTCTAATTCTGCTAAAGAATTTCATGCTTTAGAAGAAAGGTGTGCTTTCAATTTTAAAAATTTTGCAGAACATTCATCTGCAAAACAGGTTATATATTTAAGCGGAATAACCAACGACACGAAACTTTCGAAACATTTATTATCAAGAAAAAATGTCGAAAAGGCATTAGCCTCAGAAAAATATGCACTTACCACTTTTAAAGCAGGTATTATTGTTGGTTCTGGCAGCTCATCATTTGAAATAATTAGAGATATTGTAGAAAAACTTCCTGCAATGATTGCTCCTAAATGGTTAAATACAAAAACACAACCTTTAGCAATTAGAGATGTATTAACTTTTTTACACAGATCTTTAGGTGTTAAAGAATTGTACAACACTTCACATGATATTTTTGGGCCAGAAGTACTAACCTATAAAGAGATGCTATTGCAATTTGCAGAAGTAAGAAAATTAAAAAGATACATACTTACCGTTCCTGTAATGACACCAAAACTATCTTCTTACTGGCTATATTTTGTTACCTCAACTTCCTACAAATTAGCAAGCACTTTAGTAAACTCTATGGGTGTAGAAGTTATAGGAGTAAAAAGTAATATTAACACACTGTTAGATGTAAAACCAATGTCTTACAAAAAAGCCGTTAAGTTGGCTTTCAAGAAAATTGAACAAAATAGTATTATTTCTAGTTGGAAAGATTCTTATGTAAGCAGCGGTAAGCTAAAAAATTACGTTCATGAGTTTATAAATGTTCCAGAATATGGGTGTTTTAAAGATTTTAAAAAAAGGGAAGTTAAAAACAAAGAAAAAACCCTCAACCGAATTTGGGCAATTGGAGGCGAAACAGGTTGGTATTACGGTACTTTTCTATGGAAAATACGAGGCTTTGTTGATCAAATTTTTGGAGGTGCTGGTTTAAGAAGAGGAAGAAGGCACCCAACTGAATTAAACGCTGGTGATGCTTTAGATTTTTGGCGGGTAATTTATGCGAATAAAGAAAACGGAAAACTACTACTCTATGCAGAAATGATTTTACCAGGAGAAGCTTGGCTAGAGTTTAAAGTTGAAGAAGGTATTTTATACCAAACCGCAACTTTTAGACCTCATGGTCTAGCTGGTAGATTGTATTGGTACGCAGTAATTCCTTTTCATTGGTTTGTTTTTAACGGAATGATTAACAACATCAATAAATAATTTTGAAAAAAGAAAACCTACCAGAAAAAACATGTCTTGTTTGCCAAAAACCGTTTACATGGCGAAAAAAATGGGAAAAGAACTGGGAGAATGTTAAATATTGTAGCGAAAGATGCAGGAGATACAAAACAACACAGGCTTAATATGGTTTCGTAATAATTTACGAGTGCATGATAATATCTCTATAAATAAAGCAGTAAAAAATCACCCTAAAGTAATTGCAATCTATTTTTTTGACCCCAAATTATTTAAAATTGATGCATTTGGATTTAAAAAAACAGAAAAATTTAGAACCCAGTTTCTTATCGAAACTATTACAGATTTAAAAGATAATTTATCTGAATTAAATATTACACTCCTCACCTATTATGAAAATCCAGCAGATAAAATTCATGAAATTTGTGATGAATTTTCTGTCAGTACGATCTACACTCAAAAAGAATGGACTAAAGAAGAAGTTACCACCAATAAATATTTAAAAGACAAACTTTTAGACAAGGTTTCTTTTGTTGAAAGTTATGACCAGTTTCTATACAATCCAGAAAAAGTTTCTAAAGATTTTTCTAAAATTCCGAATGTTTTTACGGTTTTTAGGAAAAAATTAGAAAAAACAGTAAAAATTGGAAAAGAAGTCTCTATTTCTAAACTTAGCGTAAAGAATTTAATTATAAATAATACAAAAATCCCAACTTTAAAAGAATTAGGTTTTATAGATTTTGAAACACCTTTAAAAACCGCTTTTCCTTTTTCTGGCGGAGAAACAGCAGCCTTAGAAAGGTTAAATACCTATTTTTTTAAAACGAGGAAAGTTGATTTTTATAAAAAAACAAGAAACGGATTAGTTGGTACCGATTATAGTACAAAATTTTCGCCTTGGCTTGCAAATGGTAGTTTGTCTGCAAAAACCATCTACTGGAAAATTAAAGAATATGAAGCTGAGTTTGGCGCAAATCAATCTACTTATTGGGTGATTTTTGAATTGATTTGGCGAGATTATTTTAAATATATTTCTTTAAAATACGATTCTAAAATTTTTGAAATCGGCGGAATTTTAGATAAGAACTACACTTGGAATTCAGACAGACAATTAATTAAACAATGGATTGACGGAGAAACAAAAGACGATTTTGTAAACGCCAACATGATCGAATTGAAAGAAACAGGTTGGATGAGCAACAGAGGAAGACAAAATGTCGCTTCTTATTTTGCAAAAGAACTACTCTTAGATTGGAGAATTGGTGCTGCCTATTTCGAATCTCTGTTACTAGATTATGATGTTCACAGCAATTACGGAAACTGGATGTATGTTGCTGGCGTTGGAAACGACCCAAGAAATCGAAAATTTAACACGCAACTGCAGGCAGAACGCTATGATTCAAATTATAAATTCAGAAAAATGTGGTTAGAAAAAACACTCTTTTAGCATGAAAAAATTACGCTTAATTTTAGGTGATCAACTAAACAGCGAACATTCTTGGTTTTCAAATATAGATGATCATGTAACTTATTGTTTGTTTGAAATGCGACAAGAAACAGATTATATAACCCATCATATACAGAAAGTAGTTGGCTTTTTTGCAGCAATGAGAAACTTTGCCGAAGAACTAAAAGATAAAAAACACAACGTTATTTACTTCCATATAAATGATACAAAAAACACACAAAGTTTAGTTGAGAATTTATCAACCTTAATAACAGAAAATAACATTGAAAAATTTGAATATCTAGCTCCTGATGAGTATCGTTTAGATACACAATTAAAAGATTTTTCTTCATCCTTAGAAATTGAGTCTGAAATATTTTCTACCGAGCATTTTT from Polaribacter sp. ALD11 includes the following:
- a CDS encoding SDR family oxidoreductase, which produces MKILVTGATGYIGKRLIPLLLNDGHTIVCPVRDKGRAQNYYKNQENIELIEADFLNELTLNTIPKDIDAAYYLIHSMSNSAKEFHALEERCAFNFKNFAEHSSAKQVIYLSGITNDTKLSKHLLSRKNVEKALASEKYALTTFKAGIIVGSGSSSFEIIRDIVEKLPAMIAPKWLNTKTQPLAIRDVLTFLHRSLGVKELYNTSHDIFGPEVLTYKEMLLQFAEVRKLKRYILTVPVMTPKLSSYWLYFVTSTSYKLASTLVNSMGVEVIGVKSNINTLLDVKPMSYKKAVKLAFKKIEQNSIISSWKDSYVSSGKLKNYVHEFINVPEYGCFKDFKKREVKNKEKTLNRIWAIGGETGWYYGTFLWKIRGFVDQIFGGAGLRRGRRHPTELNAGDALDFWRVIYANKENGKLLLYAEMILPGEAWLEFKVEEGILYQTATFRPHGLAGRLYWYAVIPFHWFVFNGMINNINK
- a CDS encoding DUF2256 domain-containing protein — its product is MKKENLPEKTCLVCQKPFTWRKKWEKNWENVKYCSERCRRYKTTQA
- a CDS encoding DASH family cryptochrome, whose product is MQEIQNNTGLIWFRNNLRVHDNISINKAVKNHPKVIAIYFFDPKLFKIDAFGFKKTEKFRTQFLIETITDLKDNLSELNITLLTYYENPADKIHEICDEFSVSTIYTQKEWTKEEVTTNKYLKDKLLDKVSFVESYDQFLYNPEKVSKDFSKIPNVFTVFRKKLEKTVKIGKEVSISKLSVKNLIINNTKIPTLKELGFIDFETPLKTAFPFSGGETAALERLNTYFFKTRKVDFYKKTRNGLVGTDYSTKFSPWLANGSLSAKTIYWKIKEYEAEFGANQSTYWVIFELIWRDYFKYISLKYDSKIFEIGGILDKNYTWNSDRQLIKQWIDGETKDDFVNANMIELKETGWMSNRGRQNVASYFAKELLLDWRIGAAYFESLLLDYDVHSNYGNWMYVAGVGNDPRNRKFNTQLQAERYDSNYKFRKMWLEKTLF